A genomic region of Salvia splendens isolate huo1 unplaced genomic scaffold, SspV2 ctg829, whole genome shotgun sequence contains the following coding sequences:
- the LOC121791490 gene encoding formate dehydrogenase, mitochondrial has protein sequence MALKRVGSSAVRALTSSAASSAFTRHLHASPGSKKIVGVFYKANEYASLNPNFLGCAENALGIREWLESQGHQYIVTPDKDGPNCELDKHIPDLHVLISTPFHPAYVTAERIKKAKNLQLLLTAGIGSDHIDLKAAAEAGLTVAEVTGSNTVSVAEDELMRILILVRNYLPGYHQVISGEWDVAAIAHRAYDLEGKTVGTVGAGRIGRLLLQRLKPFNCNLLYHDRLQMDPKLESEIGATFEEDLDAMLPKCDIIVINTPLTEKTKGMFDKEKIAKLKKGVLIVNNARGAIMDTQAVVDACSSGHIGGYSGDVWYPQPAPKDHPWRYMPNQAMTPHISGTTIDAQLRYAAGTKDMLDRYFKGEDFPAQNYIVKDGELASQYR, from the exons ATGGCTTTGAAACGCGTTGGTTCCTCTGCAGTTCGCGCGCTTACCTCTTCAGCTGCCTCTTCAGCTTTCACCAGACACCTCCAC GCTTCTCCTGGCAGCAAGAAAATTGTGGGCGTCTTCTACAAGGCAAACGAGTATGCTTCGTTGAATCCGAATTTCCTAGGCTGTGCTGAGAATGCATTGGGCATACGCGAATGGCTCGAATCCCAGGGTCACCAGTACATAGTTACCCCGGACAAAGATGGCCCTAACTGCG AGCTCGACAAGCATATACCCGACCTGCACGTGCTGATTTCGACTCCCTTCCACCCTGCATATGTAACCGCGGAGAGAATCAAGAAGGCGAAGAACCTGCAGCTTCTGCTGACCGCTGGCATTGGCTCGGACCACATTGATCTCAAGGCTGCTGCTGAAGCTGGGCTGACGGTGGCTGAAGTCACCGGGAGCAACACTGTCTCTGTTGCTGAAGACGAACTCATGAGGATCCTCATCCTCGTCCGGAACTACCTGCCTGGATACCACCAGGTCATCAGTGGCGAATGGGACGTCGCTGCCATTGCTCATCGAGCCTATGACCTCGAAGGCAAGACTGTTGGAACGGTTGGAGCTGGGCGAATAGGCCGGCTTTTGCTCCAGAGGCTGAAGCCTTTCAACTGCAATCTCCTCTACCATGATCGCCTCCAGATGGATCCGAAGCTCGAGAGTGAGATAGGAGCTACGTTCGAGGAGGATCTCGATGCAATGCTGCCCAAGTGTGACATCATTGTCATCAACACTCCTCTCACTGAGAAAACAAA AGGAATGTTTGACAAAGAAAAGATAGCAAAGCTGAAGAAGGGTGTTCTGATTGTGAACAACGCTAGAGGTGCGATCATGGACACTCAAGCAGTTGTCGATGCTTGTTCAAGTGGCCACATTGGAG GTTATAGCGGGGATGTTTGGTACCCACAGCCAGCTCCGAAGGATCATCCGTGGAGGTACATGCCAAACCAGGCCATGACCCCTCATATATCCGGGACTACAATAGATGCACAG CTACGCTACGCTGCTGGAACGAAGGACATGTTGGATAGGTATTTCAAGGGTGAGGATTTTCCAGCACAGAATTACATCGTCAAGGACGGAGAACTGGCGAGCCAGTACCGGTAG